The DNA sequence AACTCGTAAAGACTTGAGAGACTAAAGTCTTACAAGTTATATGGATgtgattgtttaaaaaattcaaagatgACATAGATTAGTTAAAAAATGCATACATTCAGGTTTTGtcttaagttttataaaattcttaaaggCTTTGCCACATTGCTTGCACTTAATAAAGGAGTTTTGAGTTTATGGCATGAAGTGTAACAAACAACCAAAATGTTTGAAGGACTCATAAGCATTGGTGATGatattggtgttttggttcataTGGTTACATTGGTAGTTCTTTGAGATTTTTGTATCATCCTTTGTTGTATTGCTACATTTTAAGTCAACAATTATCAAACCACTAGTTTTTGGATTTGTTATGTACAAAGATGTCAAAGGACTTgatagttataatttataaaaagggCATGTTTTTGTTAAGGTATAACTGTTGTTCTTGATTGTTTGTTAAGTATTCTATTTATGATATTTAGATTTATGTTAAAATGACATAGATGAATGATAAATTCCTAGTAAAGTTGCATGGTTTGGTGTTTGAGAATCTGAATGAGaccattatttatttacttaaccTTGTATGTATAAACTTTAGTATAGCCACCACCTTGCTCTTGCCATACCACTATAGTATTTTTGGGGTCACTTACTTTGTGCTGCAACTTAAGATTGATAACTATGATTGAGCTAAATGGAAGTTTAGGCCACTCAACTTGGTTAAACTTTAAtactttatattcttttttcacCATAAAGAGGTCCCCCTTCACTTAATTGTTTTAAGCCTTGTTTTGCTTTGCCAATGGGAGTTGTATTGGTTATTTGTATTTTAGCTATGAGGTTATTCAATTTTTGTAGCATGTTCCAACTGCTCTGCGACATGATTCAATGATTGTGTCGCTACAATATGGTAGAAAAATTAGTTCGTTTGCTTTTTCTACTTAATTATATCAATAAGCTAAAAGAAGCATGCCTATATAAGACACCTTTAGAGTTCTGATTCTTGAACTATCAAAAaagttttcaattcattttttcttattataacaCTTATATTATTGTTTTCGAGCAATGTTGTCCAGATTTAGATATCGACATTAATGATGGTTATCTAAAAAATCGTTATAGAAAGTCCATATTCTACAATGATTTTGTGGAAAATCATCATTGATGTTGAGCTTTCTATGACAATTATCTGGGAACCATAatagaaatttcattttctatgaCGGTTTTGTGGAAAACCATCATTGATGTTGAACTTTTTATGACGATTTTATGGAAACTAtcatagaaaatgaaattttctaCGATGATTTTCCGGAAAAACCATCATAAAACTACatgtaaaaagattttttttttgtaataatgtAACATATTCTATAACGATTTTAAAACTGTCGTCGAAAGTAGTCCATATTCAACAATGATGGATTCCATGAAGTTTAAAAACCATCATGGAAGGCCCTACGAAACCGTCATCAAAGACTTTATTTATAGTAGTGTAGTGGCTAGTTTAATTCAAACATCTCAAAGAGAATGGGTAATGGGGCAAACACAGTTTTTAGAGTGATATTCGGTTTGGGGGATAGAAGCTTGGCTTACCCATGACTCTATCAAGTAGTTGAAGACAAGCAATGTACTATTGTAGGAAAGGGACACATTTTTGTTAGGGTATATGCTTACTTCTCTATTATGTTTTTGCAATTTAGCAATATGTTCTACATTGGCTAGGGTTTTCATTTGTGCTTCCAAGAGAGATTAAACTTTTGTACATTGATTGGTTGATGCTTTGCTAGGAGAAAATATAGAAATATGCACTATGTAGTTTGGCACACCATTCGTTGGTGTCTTTGGAGACCTCACAACAGTATTATCTTTTGTAATGGTGCGAAGAATTTCTCAGGATTGTTAGCACAAGTAAAAATCTTATCATGGTAGTGACTATTATATAGTCGTATTTTACGTCCtaacaccttttttttattcttggtgCATAGATCCTAGTCTAATTCATCTTTTGGTAATTTCTTTTTTGATAGACATTTTGGTACCTCTAGAGTTCGAGGTTGAGCATAGTGTACATCTTGTGTAACTCACTTATATATCTTTTcgattgtgtgtgtgtgtgtgcgtgtgtgtgtgtgatatttgccttaaaaaataaaacataatttagtATTAAGATACAAGTTTATGCTTCAACCATTAAAAAATGTCAtcaatacttatttatttttattaaatgatattttcataGTTGAAAATTATGAGGAAATCAAAATACTATGTATTTAATATGAGTGGTACTATATTCAAATCCCTTAAAAAATGTATCATGTTTGAGTTTTATGGATGAAAAAACATGATTAAGAGAAAAGACTTCACTAAAGATGGTTGGTGAGTCATATTTTCTAACAAAGATTAGTCATTAACAAAATCAATAGGTATTTCGTATATATAACAAGTTGactccaaaaaaatatttgattttgcagttattgattatttgtgaaaaaaGGCATAACTAAAAAAtcatctatttttattattattttgcaaaattatttaactttcaagatactttttgaactttttattatttaaaaattagttaatgtttatttttagtaaaattatatatttaaatctcaatttttaaaataaatattcaaaactaaaattttacttatgataaaagttaaattactttatccaaataaagaatttgaaagggatttaatttatttcatccaagcaaaatattttgaaaacaaaagaaattgaagattttAGTTCGGgatggtttttcatttttagttttgaaatttttaaaatccaaaatcaatttttattttcaaatttttgttttgtttttatttttaaaaaaattattgcaaaTTGAATATAGATAACATGAGATAGTTGTTGTATCTTATCTTGCTTCACTATGAAATAATTATGGTAGACTGCAATGACAGTGGTGGTAGTAAGTGTGGTGGGGGTGGGGGTTGTGGCGATGGGATGGTAAGTGACAACAACGACGATAGTGGAATGGTGGTAACAATAGTGGTAGTGATGGTAACGACAACAACAACGATGGAATGGTGATGGTGACAACAATGTCAATGGTGGTAGAATGGTAGTAGTGGGGTGACAACAATGTGGTGATGGTGGTGACAATAGTAATGATGGGGTGGAATAGTGGCGATGGAGGTGGAATGATGATAGTGGTGGTGGCAACAATGACAATGGTAGAAGTGATACTAGTGATAATAGTGGTAGCGACAACAATAATGACAATGTGGTGGTAGTGTGGGTGATAATGACAGTCTGAGTAATGGTGAAATGATGATGGTGATGAAATGGTAATGGTGATGAGAGtgtgttttttaaaactaaaaatcaaatttataatttttttttgttttgaaaatgaatgtaaaactgttttgaaattaagttaaaaatcatTTCATCTCAATTTTTATCgaacatattttgttttaaaaattgtatttgaaaataaaaaataaaaaataaaaacttgcaACCATCCCGAACATACATAGCCTTAAATTTTTATGCATTTCAAATttcttgaaattataaaatctttCATCCAAAATACTACCTTAGtaaattatgtatattttaaatttcttgaaattataaaatctttCATCCAAAATACTACCTTAGtaaattatgtatatttttttcttactttttaaaaataaacttttaaatttgaccTAAATTGAAAGCATATATAtttcttgtaattttaaaaataaatacatagttGATACTGAGTCTATAACTTTGGAATTAGAAGGGGGACAAAGAATTCCGTACACCCGTAAGAATACGATTCAACCACATAAATTGGCCAAATGTGTAGACATCTTAATAGTGCCATCATGTTTTACTCCCACTTTTTCTTTCCTGATTTTTGTGCCCATGTAGAGATGAGCATTTGTAGGCCACCAATTTTCATGAAAATGGTGTGCACTGTATTTATCTAAACCTTAACACCCCCCATGCCTCAAAAGGACacaacccatttgaaaaaggaCAAGAGAGGTCAATAATGTACTCATACTCCTCATCTTATGCCATAGGTATTGTTCCAAGCTTTTGGGTTATTCATTTTCAAATAAGGTAAACTATGACCCCCATGAAGTACATTCAACATTTTATAcaatattaattagtatatCTTGTTTGCAGCTTTCTTTGATATTCTTAAATCaaacttcatttcatttttatatataattgtttatgaTTCGTTCACCATTTAAATAAGATTCATATATCCACATAGCTAAGAGAGTGCCACCTTGCAATATCCCAGGTTAAATGCTAGTTACTTGTCGTTCGATTATAGCTCTTTGAAGCTTTGGGAATGTAGAGTGGAAGGAATAAATGAAAATTCTTACCTAACTCTTTggattattctattttattctctctATATGTATActttaattcatatatttatccTGTATCATAATAGACTTAGAGCTTACATTtactaaattaatgttttttgtgATCATTATTCTTTCACAAAAAGGTGAGTTCTCACGTTGTTCAAGGATATATTCAGGATTTGACTATAAGATTAAGATTGAGAGAATCTCTTCATACTATAAACTTGCAAACAACTTTGATCTAACAAAACTGTTATTGTGGTGGACATCAATAGATTCTTGGaaatgcattaattttttttttctggaaataGAAGGAACAAAGTTTCTTAACCAAGAAAGTTAGCCTTAACTAGAAGAAACAGTATATGATCagatttgtttatttgtttcccATTCTTAAAAAGTGGTGTCACGGGTTCAGAAAATAGCCCCTTAATTTACAATATATAATGGCAAAGCACTATGATATGCCCTTTACAAGGAATTTATAAAGTACAATGGACTTACAAAGGATCTTCCATATAAATTCCAACACATACTACTACCCTTTGAGAGATGGTTTATCAGGAATGTTCTTTAATTGTACTTCACCACTATctgactttttatttttctttttatcataccAACTATCTTGTACTTCACCCTTATCAGATTAGTTTAGAATGAAGGGAAACGTTTGATAGTGGAGAATCGCCTAATAAGTTCATATTGGTAAAATGCAGTAATATAACCACTCTCATCCAAGAAAATTAAGAAGAGCCTTGAGGAATAGGACATTTAAAGCATAAAACAATAACATTTGCGTTTGCAAGTTGCAGCCAAGCCTCTTACATTTGCCAAGACTTTTTGGATCTAATCTTTTGGGgcatattatattttcattatcatATCATGCAAGTGGACAACCATAAAGAGAGACAGATTAGAACAATAACTAAAACTGTTATCAAgagcaaaatttatttaagtttaatgcTGATGCACTAAAGtgtaaatatagttttttttttctctatttataatattgtgCAAATTAAAAAGTGGTTGCCACTTTTTGGTGCTTTGAACGAGATAGGATTAATAAGGTATTTTAGGCAACTTGAATGGAAGCATATAAAGTTGAGAAAGTACTATTTTAGAGAAGGGAATAGATATGGCAGCTCATGATATGTCGTGAACTCCAACAAGGTGTTGAGTGAACATGAAGCGATGAAGACCCTTATGAAATGTGATTGTTACTATAGTGTTCTTGAGACATCTGTAATATCATAAACTGCTTCTAATGAATGCCACTGGCCTCATGCACATAGTGCTATTCAGTTCTCATCCAATCAATTTGGAGAAAGCTTAACGTGAaggatcaaaattcaaaagtgaGTTAGAAAAGTAAAAGCATACTGAACACAAGTCATTTAATTATATCAGTAATGGATTCCAAAAAGCTGTCATCAAAATTGTTTATAGCTTTTCATTTTAATCAGGATTGCACCAAGGTAACATAATTTAAGATCTCATTAGTTTTTCGATGATTATGACATGGTACTTTGTCCATGCTGTGCTGAACATGATAATAAGTACTCAAATAAACTAGTAAACAGAACCCAAAGGTGTGTGATCAAGTTCACACTCAGTCTTGAGTAATTATTTGGTTAATAGAAGGGTTTACATGATGAAATGGTTGGAATTTAGGTACAAGATGTTTAtttgcttaaaaaataaaaactattgcTCCAGCATAGTCCCTTCAATCCATATATGTTAGTGGCACATGAGTcatcataattataataataatgaccATCAAATATCAATTCTTGCTCCTTTTAAACTGGCCTTCATTGCGTCATGTATCAAAAGGAATTATTGGTTGCAAGAGTTTTCAGTTTTCAAAATTGCTTCCGAAATTGGGTAGGGACCTCTAGAAAAGCTCCCCTGAAATTGACTTTGCCATCGTTTTTGTATGTgctaaaaaagattttaaattgcCAATAACACTATATGATGCGGCTGCAAtattttgattatgatgacCACTACAAACACATCAAACAGTGATTACAAACATGGTTTTAAGAAACAGTTCACCGCAATTACGGCCGTAATATTTAGGTTTTTGACGTTTCTATGGCTACAATTGCAACTATATCAGTCGCATTTGTCCACAATTTTTCTACTCGTTTAAGGATCACGACAAAACTGAAACCACAACTGTGAGTACAATTTAACACCTTGATTATAGATTATATTGGTAATAGTTGACTCACATCTCACTAACTATGGTGCTGGTAATTGTACATAATCTTTCCCTATAAAGAGTCTGTTTCCGGAATCGAATTCATGATCATTTAATTACCAGGACAGAACTTTACCATGTGCAGGACTCGCCCTCTATAGTTGACTCACATTAATGGCCAATAATCGCATTTGCAATTTAAAACAATGCTATTTTTACTTGTCTTAgccattatataaaatttaaccaccattctcttttatttatcaaatgttGTATCCCTTGACAGAAGTCTCTAAGTCATAAATTTCCATTACACCATAATAGCAACGAATAATATGAACATATATAGAGCCATAGATAATATATAGACTGCATAAAAGTAATACTAATACACATAACCATAACCCAACAACTTTATGACATGGACTAAGGACAGCcacttatataataaaaagtgGTCTTCCCCTGGATGTATAAGTCATACCACATGCATACATTAGTAGGAGCACTTCCTAATTATTGTTAATTTCTGCTCATGTAAGCCCTAGGACCATGACTCTTTGCCCAAACTGGCCCCACTTTTCTAGCCATAATCTTCTAtaaattcaccccaattctcaCACAACCTTCCCCAGTTCCAATATCATCTCAGATTCTCAACATACCTTGCAACCAGACCCTTGaaccattttgaaaatttgttcCAAAATTCTAACCATGGTTCCTAGTGAGATCAGAGGAGTTCACTATCTAGCACCTGAAAATCCATTCCTAGTTCCACCAAACTTTAGCCTTCTGCAAAATGACATCCCTAACCTTCATCTTAACACCCTCCTAAGAAATTTTCCAAACTGCCACTACCCTCCTTCAGGCCATGAATTTGTTGTTCCTCCCTCCTCATGCCTCAGCAACAACTCAACCTCTGATGAAGCTGATGAAATCCAGTTCAACATCATTGACGAAAGGAAGCACCGGAGAATGATATCGAATCGAGAATCCGCCCGCAGATCAAGGATGAGGAAGCAGAAACACCTGGATGAGCTATGGTCACAGGTTGTTAGGCTCAGAACTGAAAACCACAGCCTTATTGACAAACTCAACCATGTGTCTGAGTCACATGACAGAGTCCTCCAAGAGAATGCACGCCTCAAGGAAGAAGCTTCGGATCTTCGCCAAATGCTAGCAGACATGCAAATTGGAACCTCTTTTGCTTGCACCATGGAAGATTTGGAGGACCTTCCATGCAACACTTCTCAACTACTCAAACCTGATCCCTTAAACGAATCAATCACTCCTGCAGACATGATTCATGAATGAGGCTATATTCTCCACTATACACACACAAAcatattaattagtaattactcatatatatatatatatatatatgccccTTCTTCTTACTTTAGATTTCTATGATCTTTTGTGCCTCCATTGGAGATGTATGAGTTTAGAaccatatcatatatatatcaattatcaaataattaacagCTTTACATGCTCCTTACTGGgaatcattataataattttataatatatatatatatatatatatatatatatatatatatatatatatatataaacaaatttacGTACATAGAACAGAAGAATTGAACAGTTACTTGTCTACCATATCGCCGcgtccttatccttgttgatgaTGAAGCAGTGTACCTAGCCAGATTATGATATTCTTATTTCTCTGTACCCATCTTATAAAATTAACCAAATAAAATGGTGCCTATATCATTTTCACACCAAACAAAACCCCCACAACGAAAAATGGAACAGTTATTATAGATAAATAAACCAACCAAAGGCCAAtagattataaaagaaaaaaaaaactcttgggaataaaaaatttcatctttACTTTAAGAAGTAGCTACTATTGCTAACTATATAGACTTTGTCTTTTGTAGGACCACGAGGGGGTAAGAAGAAGAGGTGAGGAGTGAGCTATGCACGTGCAAAAGTAAAACAAGGTATCATAAATCTGAAAGAACACCGAAAAGGGTGTGTGTCCATTGTTTGCCCAGAGAATAACAGGGTCCATTCCAATACGACAAATGGTGGTGGAGGTGCTGGTGGTAGTGGATCATCACACACATTACTACCACAAGAAGCAAAACATATAATCAAAAGGGTGTCcactaaaaacacaaaaaacaaactaTTCTGAGGTTTTTGGCAGAGTGAGGCCTTCTTTAAATTTCTTCTTGTGTCACTAGTAATAATGTGGATTATGTGACCAAGTGGAGCCCATGCTTCAGGTGTTGCTTCAAATAGTACTTTTAACAAAGAGACAAGGGAGTGCATGCATCATCATCAAGGGTCTATTCTATCTTCACAAAATTGTCAAATTGTGTCTTTCCTTTTGCAGGAGTGTGTGATCTAATCTGAACACTACTCTCTAACACATGAAGACAGGTTCTGCATAAGGTTGGGGATTTGCTTTGCTTATCTTAGAATTTTGGCAAAATTAAACCAGACATGGGACAAACTTGGATTGAGTGcatgtttgaattaaaattaaaatagttatccgcatatttcaattcaaattcaatggataaaaaaaaaatttaagtaaacGTAAAAGTCATGATCTTTTAACAAAATTACTTTtgtcacaaaatattttttgaccTGAAATTCAAACATGGACGGAAAGAGATACAGAGAGGCCTGTGGCACCATCATGATTGTATTGTTGGCATGAGAATCTTGATAGCAATATATACAAATCGTGCAGCTTTTGACAATCGTCAAATCAGGGTCACGTTGTTGTTGTTAAAATGcttgccaatttttttttttcaaggaaagtcAAAGCCCAAAACCTTCAAGAAAGTTGTGATACCGATTGCCACACCATATTATTTCTATGAACTGAGTTTTTTATGGTTATATTGTATATAGAGGAGAGGCGTGTTTAATTTGACCTGAAAAGAGTTAATTTCATCAGTATATaggttgttttatttaattttaacggCATTAACTATCtattttaatatgataattattaaatttctctcACGCTCTCATCTCTATCACTTATAGTCTTATAGGTTTAGAAGATATGTTAAATATGCAACTTATCAGCATTGAAGGAAGAGTTAGTTGGAAATCAATCCAAGTGAATATATAATCCACTGAGTGGGCCTAGTGTAAGGAATTTAGGTAgtttgtataaaattttaagtttaaatttcattgctttcattatataaaaaatatatttagttacaCATTTAACAGCTCATCTTTTACGTTTTGGCAGATTCTACCACTcatttgttttgttaatcaGCTCATGGAATTTTTGCACATTTTActctaata is a window from the Glycine max cultivar Williams 82 chromosome 2, Glycine_max_v4.0, whole genome shotgun sequence genome containing:
- the LOC100778078 gene encoding basic leucine zipper 43 encodes the protein MVPSEIRGVHYLAPENPFLVPPNFSLLQNDIPNLHLNTLLRNFPNCHYPPSGHEFVVPPSSCLSNNSTSDEADEIQFNIIDERKHRRMISNRESARRSRMRKQKHLDELWSQVVRLRTENHSLIDKLNHVSESHDRVLQENARLKEEASDLRQMLADMQIGTSFACTMEDLEDLPCNTSQLLKPDPLNESITPADMIHE